In Triticum aestivum cultivar Chinese Spring chromosome 5B, IWGSC CS RefSeq v2.1, whole genome shotgun sequence, the following proteins share a genomic window:
- the LOC123117452 gene encoding indole-2-monooxygenase: MAHVLTIVSPEVLLSLLLCFIVLRRYYLARRSANNCSDHGRRLPPSPPKLPLIGHLHLVSPDPHISLAELSRKHAGRDGLMLLRLGQVPNLVVSSPSAAEAVLRTHDHVFASRPPSIVADVLLSGPSDVALAPYGEYWRQVRKLVTTHLLSARKVRALQGGREEEVRLVVAKLRAAAAARSAIDMTELLGAFTNDVVCRAVSGKFFREEGRNELFRELIAGNVAAIGGFNLEDYFPSLTKVGLLRRVVLARTCTLKKRWDELLDKIIDDHATKSPWLVGGVHHQQHNELEQRQEDQDRDLVDVLLSLEHEYNLTRDNVKVILMDMFVAGTDTSSIVLEFAMAELMRKSHLMAKLQAEVRSKTPKSQKTVMEDDLSGMSYLKAVVKETLRLHPPAPLLLPHLSMAECDNVNGYMVPAGTRVIINAWALGRDTESRGEKAEEFWPERFMDEAKAAADFKGRDFQFLPFGTGRRICPGMGFGLATVEVMLANLVYCFDWELPDGMQEEDVDMADMFGVTMRRKEKLVLVPRIPQDANI, encoded by the exons ATGGCTCATGTACTCACTATCGTCTCCCCAGAAGTTCTGCTCTCACTCCTACTCTGCTTCATCGTACTACGCCGCTACTACTTGGCAAGACGATCAGCGAACAATTGCAGTGATCatggccgccgcctcccgccgtcgcCTCCGAAGCTCCCTCTCATAGGCCACCTGCACCTCGTCAGCCCCGACCCGCACATCTCCCTCGCCGAGCTTTCACGGAAGCACGCCGGCCGCGACGGCCTCATGCTCCTCCGCCTCGGCCAGGTGCCCAACCTCGTCGTctcctccccgagcgccgccgaGGCCGTCCTGCGCACGCACGACCACGTCTTCGCCTCCCGCCCGCCGTCCATCGTCGCCGACGTCCTCCTCAGCGGCCCCTCCGACGTCGCCCTCGCCCCCTACGGCGAGTACTGGCGGCAGGTCCGCAAGCTCGTCACCACCCACCTGCTGAGCGCCCGGAAGGTGCGCGCGCTCCAGggcggccgcgaggaggaggtgCGCCTTGTGGTGGCCAAGCTCCGGGCGGCCGCGGCCGCGCGCTCCGCCATCGACATGACCGAGCTGCTCGGCGCCTTCACCAACGACGTGGTGTGCCGCGCCGTGTCCGGGAAGTTCTTCAGGGAGGAAGGCAGGAACGAGCTGTTCCGGGAGCTCATCGCCGGGAACGTGGCCGCGATAGGGGGTTTCAACCTGGAGGACTACTTCCCGAGCTTGACCAAGGTCGGTCTGCTCCGGCGAGTGGTGCTGGCCAGGACGTGCACGCTAAAGAAGAGATGGGACGAGTTGCTCGATAAGATCATAGACGACCACGCAACCAAATCACCATGGCTAGTAGGAGGAGTACATCATCAACAACACAATGAGCTAGAGCAACGCCAAGAAGATCAAGACAGAGACTTGGTGGATGTTCTCCTCTCTCTTGAGCACGAATACAATCTCACTAGAGACAACGTCAAGGTCATCTTAATG GACATGTTTGTAGCTGGCACAGACACGTCATCCATTGTCCTCGAGTTCGCCATGGCTGAGCTCATGCGGAAGTCACACCTCATGGCCAAACTTCAGGCCGAGGTGAGGAGCAAGACACCCAAGAGCCAGAAAACAGTCATGGAGGATGACCTAAGCGGCATGTCATATCTCAAGGCCGTTGTGAAGGAGACGCTCCGGCTACACCCGCCGGCGCCGCTCCTCCTCCCACACCTCTCCATGGCCGAGTGCGACAACGTCAACGGTTACATGGTCCCGGCCGGGACACGCGTCATCATCAACGCGTGGGCTCTCGGAAGAGACACCGAGTCCCGGGGGGAGAAAGCGGAGGAGTTCTGGCCGGAGAGGTTCATGGACGAGGCCAAAGCAGCAGCCGACTTCAAAGGGAGGGATTTCCAGTTCCTGCCGTTTGGAACCGGGCGGAGGATTTGCCCCGGGATGGGCTTCGGGCTGGCCACTGTTGAGGTCATGCTCGCCAACCTTGTCTATTGCTTCGACTGGGAGCTCCCCGACGGGATGCAGGAGGAGGATGTTGACATGGCTGACATGTTTGGGGTGACGATGCGACGGAAGGAGAAACTCGTTCTTGTCCCAAGGATACCACAGGATGCAAACATATAG